The following coding sequences are from one Musa acuminata AAA Group cultivar baxijiao chromosome BXJ1-6, Cavendish_Baxijiao_AAA, whole genome shotgun sequence window:
- the LOC135677920 gene encoding uncharacterized protein LOC135677920 translates to MISGPEKEDTVVAEMISGPEKEDTVTSAPPLGTFLAVPPSPNGIRGLHVLAGGRGAGRWRQRLARASRAVDKQSFPLEIPSYPRLWAGAYSYSERDTKADALEIAQHAERRGVNVLAEIDVPGHALSWGVGYPDLWPSAECQEPLDVSKEFTFKVIEGILSDFTKVFKFRFVHLGGGDEVNTSKLIHFLLSVIAPHLFMPQHVLFSHHGQWWANLKLLETTETIKYYFTDLTFFLGHFLTFDLYKVTFHVFLSDFVFLPFMFHLMSHTNSKRWL, encoded by the exons ATGATTAGCGGGCCGGAGAAGGAGGACACCGTGGTGGCGGAGATGATTAGCGGGCCGGAGAAGGAGGACACCGTGACATCGGCGCCGCCTCTCGGCACCTTTCTCGCCGTCCCTCCTTCGCCC AATGGCATCCGGGGATTACACGTCCTCGCGGGGGGCAGGGGGGCAGGGCGGTGGCGGCAAAGGCTGGCGCGGGCGAGCCGCGCGGTGGATAAGCAATCCTTCCCCTTGGAGATACCATCATATCCAAGACTGTGGGCTGGTGCATACTCCTACTCTGAGCGAGATACTAAGGCTGATGCTCTTGAAATCGCACA GCATGCAGAAAGAAGGGGAGTAAACGTGTTGGCTGAGATTGATGTGCCCGGCCATGCTCTCTCATG GGGTGTGGGCTATCCTGATTTGTGGCCCTCAGCTGAATGCCAAGAACCACTTGATGTCAGTAAAGAGTTCACATTCAAAGTAATTGAAGGAATTCTTTCTG atttcaCTAAGGTTTTCAAGTTCAGGTTTGTCCATTTGGGGGGGGGTGATGAAGTTAACACAAGTAAGCTCATACATTTCCTGTTAAGTGTAATAGCACCTCATTTGTTTATGCCTCAACATGTTCTTTTTAGTCATCATGGTCAGTGGTGGGCAAACTTGAAACTTCTAGAGACAACGGAAACTATCAAATACTACTTCACtgatttaactttctttttgggtcaTTTCTTGACATTTGATCTTTACAAAGTCACTTTTCATGTTTTCCTTTCGGACTTTGTTTTTCTACCATTCATGTTTCATTTGATGTCTCATACAAATAGCAAAAGATGGCTTTAA